The DNA window ctctctctctttccccgaGCCTCTCTCCTGGGACCTGCGCCGTTCTGCTGGGTGCTTGGACTCGTAGGCAGCCTTGTGGTCGCTCGGCCTCCGGTCCCTTGGAGGGCTGTAGCTGCTCCGTCGGGAGTCCTTGGCTCCCTTTTTCACCTGGTCTGACCGCTCGTCCCTCAGCTTATTTTTCTGTACAGAAGAGGCAGGCTCCCGACTTCGGGAAGGGGAGTCTTTCTTCCGGGAGACCTCACTCCGTTCGTCTCTTCGCTTTGAGCCTGAATGGTCTCTGCTGCCGTCACAGTCAGACTTCTTGTCCCAAGTAGGCGTGAAGGCCCTGGCAGAAGATCCAAGGGTGGAGTCTGGCTTTTCCGAAGACCTGCTCTCTTTGGAAGAGTGAGAAGAGCTGCTCTTCACCGTTCCTTGCTCAAGGCGATCCTTCTCTGGCTGGATCCCGCCCTTCTTTTTCTCCAAAGACTCTCTGTCCGAGGCAGAACTGTCCCGGTCCCTCGCTTTCCCTTTCTCATTCAAAGACGTATTTTTAGAGCTTTTGGGGTCAGGCAGGGAACTCTCATGCCCAGATTCCTTTGAGGCCCTCTGATTTTTCTCTAAAGGCTCGGGATCCTTCTCGTTGTGTTTGACGGGGGGCTTTGTGCTGACGTTCTTGATGACGCTCGCAGGCTTCCCCACCATGGAAGAAACCTGTGTTGACTTCgccacctcttcctcttcctcctccgagTCAAACTCGTCTTTGTCCCATTTGGACTGAGGCACCTGGATCATGATGATGACGTCCTCGGCAGGAGCCATGATGTCGTTGTTATATTCTTCCATCGTCTTAATGACAGTTCGCTTGGTGTCGGGTTTCTCTTCCGACTTCCACACGGGGCTGCCTCCAGCAGAGCTGGTGCTAAGGAAGGAAGCGGGAAACAAGAATCAGAAAACTTGCTCAGACAGAAATCTTCCACCCACTTGCACAGAGGGCAGACTTTGTTCTGAAAAGCTCAAGACTGTGGGCTGCGGCCCCTGCCATCTCATTTTTAATCTGGCAGGAAATCTGTCAAATACCTCCTTATATAAGAAACTCATGCTGAGAATCACTACCTCAAACTTTCCATTGCAGAAAAACAATCCTTGCCCTCAAATCTCAATTTCTCTCACAAAAaggggagtttgaatttataccccgctctttccaactgtaagaagtctcaaagcagcttaaaagctcttctcttcttcccacaacagacacaccttgtgcggtaggtgggactgagagagttctgggagaactgtgactggctcaaggtcacccagcaggcttcaggtggaagagtggggaaacaaatccagctctccagattggagtccgctgCTCCTAGccgctataccacgctggcaaTCTCAACGCTAACCTGCGAAACTGTCCTGTATTGTACAACTTCTCCTCGAGAGGCTACCATTGGTGCTGTCTTAGTCAATTTGATAAAGAAGTTCACCTGGATGATGGGCATCTGGCAATGTTTCCCCACTAGACACAAAAATATTGGAATCAGATTGGCAAGAGGCCACATAGCCCATCTCCCTCTGCTGCCAACCTGCTCTTCTCAACCCATGCAAGACTGCCACGCGTGTCGCAAGGGCTGTGTGTCAGACCTCAAGCACCACCAAGACCCATCTGGAGTTATGCCAAGCAACAGTTGCTGGGCACCTTCCTTGCTGATCAGTTATGGGCACAGGGGACAGGAGAAACAGCGTTGAACATCGCCTGTGGAAGGGAAGCTCTGAAGCTCTCTTCAGCCGAGCTCAATGCCAGGAGTTCTCTCGCCTGAAGGGCACAGCGCCCCAACTTCCCCCATGGCTGATAAGGGACCTGCTGGGTTTGACTGCACACACTCACCCATCTTTCCCAAAACCTgatgccagcaggcagaggggcagCCCCCTGGGGTTGGGGAGAAGGGCCTCTCTTCCTGTTGACAGCAAgcagaaatgcagggaaggaattCTGCCACCTTCTCCCTCTCGTGTCTGGCTCCTCGGGGCATTTGATCCATAAAGACTACCCCCCTCTCCCGCATCAGTTTTTGTGTCCTGGGTTGGAAAGGCTGGGTTGTTATGAGCTGCTAAGGAAAGGGTCGGTGGGAGTGAGCCGCTTGCATGAGCAGCCTCAGGGCTCACAGGATCCAACCCTCTGCATGCAAACCACGTGCCCATTCCCTTCTCCCCAGGGGACCTAAAGCACTggaagacaccccccctccccactaggAAAGGCAGCTGATCAGAAATCCACCAGCACCATTTGGGTGATGTGGGAGTGAAGTTCTGCTCAGGGCAAGACCCAAAGGGAGGACGGGGGATGCAGCCCCACACACGTGCCGTGAGAAGAAACTCTCCAGCACCCACTGGGGGGCTCCCCACAATACCTGGGATAATCGACCAGTGTGGAGGGGGCTCCGTCCCCTGCCACCACCTTCCTCTTCAGCTTCCCTTTGGTCTTCTCGGCCttccctttgctgctgctgctgctgctgctggtgggctCGGGCTTCTCAGCAGGGGGCTCTTTGAGAGGGGGCACATTCTCAGcactgacaatcttcttgccggTTTCTCGGTTCAGCTTGATCTTCTTTGCCGGCACCACCAGTGAAACCACCTTCTCTTTTTCAGGGCTCCTGGCTGCCTTTTCCCCCTCAGGCTCCGCTTGGCCCTTGGGCGAGGGCTTCAGCTCCGCGACGTCTGGCTtgcctgctgctgtggcagcttCCTGGTCCGTCTCTGCTTTCTCCTcgaccttcctcttcctcttctcggCCTTTGCCTCCACAGCTTTGCTCCTGTCTGTGGGCTTCTTGGTCTTCTCCTCCTTGCTGGGGGGCTGCTTCTCCACTTTGATTTCCTTGGGGGGCTCCTTCTTGGCTTTCTCGTCCTTGGCTGACCTGGTCTCTGGATGTTCCTTTGTGGCTCGGGGGTGCACTTTCCGTGGGGCGCCAAGGGACTTCTCGTCCTTCTGGGAGGATGATTTGCTGCTCTCAGCCTTGGGTAACTCCTCCTTCACTTTTCTGGACAGAAACTCAGCCCGTGGGGATTTTTCACGATCTGCCTCAGATTTCTCTGGGGCTGCTTTTGTGGGTTTTGCCACAGCGTCTTTCTTGGGAGTGGCGGTGCCTTCTGCTTTGCGCTTGGCCTTCTCAGTTCTGGCCTTcggcttttccttcctctccttgtcTGACACGGGCTTGAAGGCAACTGAATCGGCTTCCATGGGCTCGTCCCGGACAGGGGTGGCATCGTCCCTGCTTGGGAGCATGAAGAGAGGCTCAGGTTTGCCATCTTCCCCTGCAGCAGGGTCCCTTGGTTTCCGTGAGCCTTCCAAGAGGTCAGCACTGGGAAGAAGGCCTTCGCCCTCgtctcccttccttctcttccgGTGCTTCTTGTGTCTATTTCCTCTCCCATCTCCGGGGGCATTTTCCACCTCCTTCTCTTTCAGTTTGGCCATTTCTTTCATAGCGTGGCCCTCCCGGGCTGGCAACTTTTCAGAATAGCTGGGGCCTGTGCCACGATTCCGATGGCCTAGTCCTCCTGGGTATTCATCTCTCCGCCCTCGAATGTAGGGAGAATTCTCTCGGCGAGGTCCTGGGGGCCCAAAGCGCTCTGGCGAGAAGTTCTCTCTGTTCAGCAGAGGTCTGGGTTGGGCTCCAGTCGGAAAGCCCTTGTAATATTTCTCACACCACTCTCTGTAGTTCTCCCATTCACGGAATCTGTCCTTTTCAAAGGGGTCTCCTCTCAGGTCTGCAGGCCTCCCATAGAAGGCTTTCACGTCATAGGCAGGGACTTCTCGGTATCGGTTGAAgtactccctttccccttctccctgaGAAACAGGGCGCTTATTTGGGGACTGGCCCCTGTAAACTGGAGACCTTGATCGTGAATGATACCTCCGGTAGGGTGGCGACCTCGACCTCGACCGATGATATCCATGAGATCGTGACCTGGAACGGTAATTTCGGcttttccccctgcccctccGTGGGTATGGGGGCGACCGGGAGTAGGAGCGGGAGTGGGAGCGGCTGAACGAGCGGGAGTACGACCTTGAGCGGGACGAGCCGGATCGTGACTTGGAGTATGTATAAGAGCTTCTTGAATATGAAGATGCGCTATATGGCGATTTGGAGCTTAAAAAACAAAGGGAGAAAACACACTTACAAGAAACATGTCACTGCAGCTGTGTCTCTTTTACACTAAAGGGCATGACGAGGCAAGTTCCTCTCTCAAAAGCCCTGCAGGGCCAGGCCAAAGGATACAACACACACGGCTCCTTTGGGCATCCCCACTAGAGCTGGGGCAAGGGCACACCTTTCATTTAATATGGCAACCTCCCTGATTGGTAGATCACAAATGGCTTTGGAAACTCTGAAACTTTCAGAAGAGACCGCCAAGAGACAACAGGAAAAGTGCAGACACTGAGCCGGCCATGCAGACCTAGGGACTGTTACTAGTCACCAACCAACGTGCCTTCCCTGAAAGCCAGGAAACCAACTCCTTAAAGGAACCCAACTATTCAGCCCCTGAAGGCAATGCTGTCAACTGATGAAGACTGCACCCTTCCTCAGCAACCAAGGTTCTACCTGGCCGGCTGCATTTTCTACTGCCTACTCCCACCAGGAGCTGCACTTTAAAACTTCAGGCCCTGCAACTTCTTCCCTCCCTAGGAAAGGGGCATGGGGTGCCAGGGGTCAAGGGGCAGTTTCCATCTCCCAACAAACGGATACAGGGATCGtaaccccccccgccccaattacCGGGAATAAGAACGCCTGCGCTccttctggatttttttgtattCCATCAGTTCCTTAGCAAAATCATTTGTAAACTCATCAAGTTTTGActttttcttttccctggcaAAATAATAAAAGAGATTGTGATGTGATACAACGCAAGTGAAAATTGTTACAAAGGTGTTAAGAAAAACCACACCAGCTTGAACAAGCATGCAAATGAGAAACAAACATGCTACTGGATCACAAAAGAAAAAGCCAGCCAGGGACTCCTCGAGGTGTTTTGTTAGCAGAACAGCTTTCTAGGTTATTTGGGTGGATGGTGAAAAtcagcatttgcaatctctcgtGATATGTCATTTGTTCTCACGACAGTTCAACATTCTACGGAAGAATGAAACATAACGGAACTTCATTTGCAGCCAAATACTTACTCCTCTTTTAGTCTCCGTTGCTCTCTGTAAAACTCCTCCCTAGATAGAGGAGGAGGTTGTGTCGTTGGGATGGCATTTGAGTGA is part of the Sphaerodactylus townsendi isolate TG3544 linkage group LG04, MPM_Stown_v2.3, whole genome shotgun sequence genome and encodes:
- the RBBP6 gene encoding E3 ubiquitin-protein ligase RBBP6; protein product: MSCVHYKFSSKLNYDTVTFDGLHISLCDLKRQIMGREKLKAADCDLQITNAQTKEEYTDDNALIPKNSSVIVRRIPIGGVKCASKTYVISRTDPVSGTSKAIDDSSASISLAQLTKTANLAEANASEEDKIKAMMSQSGHEYDPINYMKKPPGPPPPTYTCFRCGKPGHYIKNCPTIADKNFESVPRIKKSTGIPRSFMMEVQDPTTKGAMLTNTGKYAIPTIDAEAYAIGKKEKPPFLPEDPSSSSEEDDPIPDELLCLICKDIMTDAVVIPCCGNSYCDECIRTALLESEEHTCPTCHQTDVSPDALIANKFLRQAVNNFKNETGYTKRLRKQPQPPRQTASRNAPSMPRAGMSRQQDPLMVPPSSAPGHAAAPLALPLASATAALPINPAAGEVLPASVSMAVHPDKPEGLFREGDGIGPAAASEHSKPPSSLSVNTVMEEKGYQVPVLGQLGPHGHSIPSMGQPMRPNPVRSAGSRSGWEPSSNRGRPHSDRTQRTQAPTLPASTQVFVPVPPPPPPLYPPPPHALPLPPGVPPPQFPPQFPPGQPPPAGYTVPPPGYPPAPANISTPWVPTSVPTAHSNAIPTTQPPPLSREEFYREQRRLKEEEKKKSKLDEFTNDFAKELMEYKKIQKERRRSYSRSKSPYSASSYSRSSYTYSKSRSGSSRSRSYSRSFSRSHSRSYSRSPPYPRRGRGKSRNYRSRSRSHGYHRSRSRSPPYRRYHSRSRSPVYRGQSPNKRPVSQGEGEREYFNRYREVPAYDVKAFYGRPADLRGDPFEKDRFREWENYREWCEKYYKGFPTGAQPRPLLNRENFSPERFGPPGPRRENSPYIRGRRDEYPGGLGHRNRGTGPSYSEKLPAREGHAMKEMAKLKEKEVENAPGDGRGNRHKKHRKRRKGDEGEGLLPSADLLEGSRKPRDPAAGEDGKPEPLFMLPSRDDATPVRDEPMEADSVAFKPVSDKERKEKPKARTEKAKRKAEGTATPKKDAVAKPTKAAPEKSEADREKSPRAEFLSRKVKEELPKAESSKSSSQKDEKSLGAPRKVHPRATKEHPETRSAKDEKAKKEPPKEIKVEKQPPSKEEKTKKPTDRSKAVEAKAEKRKRKVEEKAETDQEAATAAGKPDVAELKPSPKGQAEPEGEKAARSPEKEKVVSLVVPAKKIKLNRETGKKIVSAENVPPLKEPPAEKPEPTSSSSSSSKGKAEKTKGKLKRKVVAGDGAPSTLVDYPSTSSAGGSPVWKSEEKPDTKRTVIKTMEEYNNDIMAPAEDVIIMIQVPQSKWDKDEFDSEEEEEEVAKSTQVSSMVGKPASVIKNVSTKPPVKHNEKDPEPLEKNQRASKESGHESSLPDPKSSKNTSLNEKGKARDRDSSASDRESLEKKKGGIQPEKDRLEQGTVKSSSSHSSKESRSSEKPDSTLGSSARAFTPTWDKKSDCDGSRDHSGSKRRDERSEVSRKKDSPSRSREPASSVQKNKLRDERSDQVKKGAKDSRRSSYSPPRDRRPSDHKAAYESKHPAERRRSQERGSGKEREKGPSSETRSNKEKVGGGSKPVHRRCSPETRELNDKSISKPKPQPSHSTRMSSDPTRETDEAAFVPDYNESDSDSHTSAKEDDFPGRSFRDGKEKATLKPQEPVAAAAVPAALPGGSSQSSPSASQSPSGSQGRSSSASSADSQDSKKKRKKKEKKRHKKHKKHKKHKKHAGVEADAERSQKHKHKKKKSKKSKDKEKEREDQKPKAVAVAV